One genomic window of Fusarium keratoplasticum isolate Fu6.1 chromosome 3, whole genome shotgun sequence includes the following:
- a CDS encoding Zn(2)-C6 fungal-type domain-containing protein — MTSTPSEGRQTPAENLMDHDTSFTQDQLSQFEEHEGPILEKLACENCRQRKVKCDRVYPCTHCIKTKAQCIFPSGQKPRAKRQRVLISSIYENKIDRIVNRIEELNQTIQQLSLNQPGPKYHGTALNPQTSQTAYHPTPSSSEPTPSEPSFVGQSPPCSSKPEYEGESSLFAHAVFATRFLQNSVNNNSPSEVALEMTSVLNALRGVIDAQKQESDTVENLYPNALPLPPGTSLRKLPMPSTEKAMACLRMAQDSTPIQILWLMDLQTIPEFTTHFIKVCSPGPVTEADLIIFYLGLYWLFCECTNVVEDESLKKEYTAQSIICRDSLETVLSRLPFHMPATLEHVLALCMASLYCIQRCKPSAAWNFICAASNLSQSLGLHSSVMLDQETTESKNQKTRLFWCIYTTEKMLALRIGRSSTIRENDITVPSMTPEVLNDPFFNHSFFSQAFPVWIGMSTLQGRVYDEIYSPASLAQPASVRTARARALADETKRLMAVEDDLQVKCEDQLFRKLGTVLSQLCFRSERVTSLSMLTLIYRSIPPDKPGGSVFCDECIATARQAVKEHEKCVEIFSSTEKQSNYFLLYVNWTLLQSPFIPFIVLFCHMIETSDPSDLPCLRDLVHTLETVTEPSQYSMCQKQLSIFKALYDVAVKYFNIRAAATPEAMLDTRGTGSAGYCTPNPKLPSSVPQMGASNQNVASLSGMLPFSSSGQPVDTAQGQMPMYESRTNQFEPGEFDMGIDQPSAELATWFYANHHMMRMLEDT; from the exons ATGACATCAACGCCTTCCGAGGGGCGGCAAACGCCTGCAGAGAATTTGATGGATCACGATACGAGCTTCACCCAAGACCAGTTGTCGCAATTTGAGGAGCACGAGGGACCCATTTTAGAAAAGCTCGCA TGCGAGAATTGTCGACAGCGCAAG GTCAAATGCGATCGCGTATACCCATGCACACACtgcatcaagaccaaggcacAATGCATTTTTCCTTCAGGGCAAAAACCAAGGGCAAAACGCCAACGCGTTCTAATATCCAGCATCTA CGAGAACAAGATTGACCGCATCGTCAACAGAATTGAAGAACTCAATCAAACCATCCAGCAATTGAGTCTTAATCAACCCGGTCCCAAGTACCATGGAACAGCCCTCAATCCGCAGACATCTCAGACCGCCTACCATCCGACGCCTTCCTCTTCAGAGCCAACTCCCTCCGAACCCAGCTTCGTCGGCCAATCCCCTCCGTGCTCTTCCAAGCCAGAGTACGAGGGCGAGTCTTCCCTGTTTGCCCACGCTGTCTTTGCCACCAGGTTTCTTCAAAACTCGGTCAACAACAACTCACCGTCCGAAGTTGCGCTCGAGATGACGTCTGTTCTCAACGCCCTCAGGGGTGTCATAGACGCCCAGAAGCAAGAGTCTGACACTGTCGAGAATCTTTATCCAAATGCTTTGCCACTTCCTCCAGGGACTAGTCTTCGTAAACTTCCCATGCCCTCCACCGAAAAGGCGATGGCGTGTCTCCGGATGGCTCAGG ATAGTACCCCGATCCAAATCCTCTGGCTCATGGATCTTCAAACGATACCAGAGTTCACCACGCATTTCATCAAAGTATGCTCTCCGGGGCCGGTCACAGAGGCAgatctcatcatcttctacCTGGGTCTGTATTGGCTCTTTTGCGAGTGCACCAATGTAGTGGAAGATGAGAGTCTCAAGAAAGAATACACTGCGCAGTCCATCATATGCCGAGATAGTCTCGAGACAGTTCTCTCTAGGCTTCCATTTCATATGCCTGCAACGCTAGAGCACGTATTAGCCTTGTGCATGGCG TCATTGTACTGCATCCAAAGGTGCAAGCCATCAGCGGCATGGAACTTCATCTGCGCAGCCTCCAACCTCAGCCAGTCCCTCGGTCTTCACAGCAGCGTGATgctggatcaagagacgacaGAGTCAAAAAACCAAAAGACCCGGCTCTTCTGGTGCATCTATACGACCGAGAAGATGCTGGCCCTCCGCATCGGCCGCTCCTCCACCATTCGAGAAAACGACATTACCGTCCCGAGTATGACCCCTGAGGTTTTGAACgaccccttcttcaaccaTAGCTTCTTCAGCCAGGCTTTTCCCGTCTGGATCGGCATGTCGACCCTACAGGGCCGGGTATACGACGAGATCTACAGTCCAGCCTCTCTCGCACAGCCAGCAAGTGTTCGCACCGCACGAGCGAGAGCCTTGGCCGACGAGACCAAAAGGCTGATGGCGGTCGAGGACGACCTACAG GTCAAATGTGAAGATCAATTATTTCGTAAACTCGGCACTGTCTTGAGCCAGCTCTGCTTTCGTAGCGAGCGAGTTACCAGTCTCTCAATGCTCACCCTCATCTACCGCAGCATTCCCCCTGACAAGCCTGGTGGTTCGGTATTTTGTGACGAATGCATAGCCACAGCCAGACAAGCCGTCAAGGAGCACGAGAAGTGTGTCGAGATCTTCAGCAGTACGGAGAAACAGTCAAACTACTTCTTGCTATATGTCAACTG GACACTTCTCCAATCCCCCTTCATCCCCTTCATCGTCTTGTTCTGTCACATGATAGAGACGTCTGATCCATCCGATCTGCCCTGTCTGCGAGACCTAGTCCACACACTCGAGACGGTGACAGAACCGTCTCAGTATTCCATGTGCCAGAAGCAGCTGAGCATATTCAAAGCTCTCTACGATGTTGCAGTCAAATATTTCAACATCAGAGCCGCTGCGACACCAGAGGCCATGCTTGATACGAGAGGAACGGGGTCAGCCGGTTATTGCACGCCAAACCCAAAATTGCCGTCATCCGTACCACAGATGGGGGCAAGCAATCAGAATGTGGCAAGTTTATCAGGTATGCTGCCTTTTTCAAGCAGTGGACAGCCTGTTGATACGGCGCAAGGTCAAATGCCCATGTATGAGTCAAGGACCAACCAATTTGAGCCGGGAGAGTTCGACATGGGGATTGATCAACCCAGTGCAGAGTTGGCGACGTGGTTCTATGCCAATCACCacatgatgaggatgctAGAGGATACATAA
- a CDS encoding Protein kinase domain-containing protein, with protein MRYGLVAPALCRTLARNPRIGVTICERSLRKLSSMRSGKPFEEENCGNYNPRNFYPARIGETLGGKYELISKLGWGTGSTVWLARATSWLPWQNDRYVSLKITNNTPAVRAAARKELDLTDHIFSVPTSHPGREYIRGVLDSFEVEGPHGTHLCMAMEPLRQPLWMLGQQSGLTSWVQPRTIKAVLPSILKSLDYLHSEAGIIHTDLKGDHFMVPFEDTGVLEEYAIRQTANPAPCIQRSGRPIYESRNSFGHLRGDVTYVKLTDFGLAVHGSMKHNHDIQPREYTAPEVMLRAGWTYSADIWNLGLVLWELLGDVNLLSGRIPGHCNFSNKTRFAQMIRLLGPPPSDLLARADRGTLSKYYNEQGKFRYPELIPDDMFTLENSTPMLEGQERALFINFARRMLTWLPEQRATAKELLDDPWLKSIGRNRPCGFGYLEDTRLT; from the exons ATGCGGTACGGACTCGTCGCCCCGGCTCTATGTCGGACCCTCGCCCGTAACCCCCGCATCGGCGTCACCATCTGTGAGCGGAGTCTGAGAAAACTCTCATCCATGCGCAGCGGCAAGCCttttgaggaggagaactGCGGCAACTACAATCCAAGGAACTTTTACCCTGCGCGTATCGGTGAGACACTTGGTGGAAAATATGagctcatctccaagctggGATGGGGAACCGGTTCCACTGTTTGGCTTGCGAGGGCTACATCTTG GCTCCCTTGGCAAAATGACCGCTACGTCTCTCTCAAGATCACAAACAACACTCCAGCGGTTCGGGCCGCGGCCCGTAAGGAGCTTGACCTGACAGACCATATCTTCTCTGTCCCAACGTCGCACCCCGGTCGCGAGTACATCCGCGGCGTCCTTGACTCTTTCGAGGTCGAAGGGCCTCATGGCACTCACCTATGCATGGCCATGGAGCCTCTGCGGCAACCGCTCTGGATGTTGGGACAGCAGAGTGGCCTCACAAGCTGGGTTCAGCCACGCACCATCAAGGCTGTCCTACCAAGTATTCTCAAGTCACTTGACTATCTGCACTCTGAGGCCGGCATCATTCACACTG ATCTCAAGGGCGACCACTTCATGGTTCCTTTCGAAGATACTGGCGTTCTTGAAGAGTACGCCATCCGCCAGACAGCCAATCCAGCGCCCTGCATCCAAAGGAGCGGTCGTCCTATTTACGAGTCACGTAATAGTTTCGGCCATCTAAGGGGAGACGTCACCTACGTCAAGCTCACAGACTTTGGTCTCGCTGTCCACGGTAGCATGAAACACAACCATGACATCCAGCCCCGAGAGTACACCGCCCCCGAGGTGATGCTCCGAGCTGGCTGGACTTACTCTGCCGATATCTGGAACTTGGGCCTTGTG CTATGGGAGCTCCTTGGAGACGTCAACCTACTTAGCGGCCGTATTCCCGGCCACTGcaacttctccaacaaaACCCGCTTCGCCCAAATGATTCGCCTCCTCGGCCCTCCACCCTCAGATCTTCTCGCCCGCGCCGACCGAGGAACTCTGTCCAAGTACTACAACGAGCAGGGCAAATTTCGGTACCCCGAGCTCATCCCCGACGACATGTTCACGCTCGAAAACTCGACGCCCATGCTCGAGGGCCAAGAGCGAGCACTCTTTATCAACTTTGCCCGTCGCATGTTGACATGGCTGCCTGAGCAGCGTGCTACGGCCAAGGAGCTGCTCGATGACCCTTGGCTCAAGTCGATCGGCCGTAATAGGCCCTGTGGGTTTGGATATCTCGAGGACACGCGCCTGACCTGA
- a CDS encoding N-acetyltransferase domain-containing protein, translating into MSLATRQDQLLLVPWDPESPEHVARLVEQRVQCGWNQELVEKKWRDKQRSGHKCIYWITLSPEHPETQESLQLHFDKFPAEKTPLVDTATTIRAKPRTPSQEPIYPVGHISLDDENVEAAHLGLDFPETGVYWIKTFYVSKALQSKGIGRAAMDIAEAMAVNEPLCAKTLALDTLHKDSANKMALEETGQLPKTTNHEWYERRGYRLIHKQHNHYWDAHREAPDMWTVFLRRDIA; encoded by the exons ATGTCTCTGGCAACTCGTCAAGATCAGCTCCTATTGGTCCCCTGGGACCCAGAATCCCCAGAGCACGTTGCGAGACTCGTTGAGCAGCGGGTGCAGTGCGGATGGAACCAGGAACTTGTTGAGAAGAAGTGGCGTGACAAGCAAAGGTCGGGACACAAGTGCATTTACTGGATT ACATTATCGCCTGAGCACCCCGAGACACAGGAGTCGCTCCAGTTACACTTTGACAAGTTCCCAGCG GAGAAAACACCACTAGTCGACACCGCAACTACTATCCGAGCCAAGCCGCGCACGCCTAGTCAAGAGCCGATATATCCAGTCGGTCACATCTCACTAGATGACGAAAATGTAGAGGCTGCCCATCTTGGCCTAGACTTTCCGGAAACTGGCGTTTACTGGATCAAGACCTTTTACGTTTCAAAAGCCCTGCAGAGCAAAGGCATTGGTCGTGCTGCCATGGAtatcgccgaggccatggctgtcAACGAGCCGTTGTGTGCCAAGACTTTGGCACTAGACACTCTGCACAAGGATAGTGCTAACAAAatggccttggaggagacTGGCCAGCTACCCAAG ACAACCAACCACGAGTGGTATGAACGAAGAGGCTATCGGCTGATTCATAAGCAACATAACCATTACTGGGATGCGCATCGAGAAGCGCCGGATATGTGGACTGTGTTCCTGAGAAGAGATATTGCATAG
- a CDS encoding MFS domain-containing protein: protein MAEPKHAVDANVREPDTDSSRSSHEDVVVKPLKTWKGYIWDTWELPPEQRWLLFKVDAFVLTFASIGYFLKNIDQTNVNNAFLSGMKEDLNMFGNELVTSTSIWTVGYVIGQLPSNLLLTRVSPRWVIPSLELGWGVATIATSAVKSYKALYALRFLVGLFESGFYPGIHYMLGSWYTPREIGKRAMVFWLAGSIGNMFSGFLQAAAYTNLNGVHGREGWRWLFIIDGIITLPLAVMGYIFFPNLPQDGKKTWWVTERERVISVERMNAVGRAGKQPWTKAKVKSILFSWHTWLLPLIYVVWNNGYPQPAMGYWLKSFNADPPPVPGRHFTVPQINNLPLPTTGIFIVMALLWGWLSDGPMKGRRYPFIYLGAVITISFHIGLLKMPLYGNVTNRMIVYWFANIGSGAGPLILSWINEICTADTEKRALLVGAANDLAYVVQAVAPNFVWKTTDFPAARKGYTWSIVLNVLLIVITGTVQLLLWRDQKKAKKEALNAPPEVVEQKGEESDSSRVPAKTAQEKRVRIAQSDDWPKRVTMEAGDNGENSSHGVQSMVTVLFSGSKKILLPENAINKHPKLASRFVTVQNGKQLDLTTWWTPVVHVFVMFLFTGTYQDLQDLKEIELYQDYEDEAMLSRVLETYLLANEYGLERLVKLAVHEFGKTSVDMSLSSILRVVCKTSITFDSQHPELMNTLIPRASRTDLEEDLDEGLEAFHSALKNDGTTYGAIFFADP from the exons ATGGCTGAACCCAAGCACGCAGTCGACGCCAATGTCCGCGAGCCAGACACCGACTCGAGCCGATCTTCGCACGAGGATGTCGTTGTAAAGCCCCTCAAGACCTGGAAGGGTTACATCTGGGACACTTGGGAGCTACCACCTGAGCAGCGGTGGCTTCTGTTCAAGGTTGACGCCTTTGTGTTGACCTTTGCCTCGATCGGTTACTTTTTGAAGAACATCGATCAGACCAATGTCAACAATGCCTTTCTTAGTGGAATGAAGGAGGACTTGAACATGTTTGGCAACGAACTTGTTACGA GCACCTCTATCTGGACCGTCGGCTATGTTATCGGACAACTCCCCTCCAATCTGCTTCTCACCCGCGTTTCCCCTCGCTGGGTCATTCCCTCATTGGAACTTGGCTGGGGTGTTGCAACCATCGCCACTTCAGCAGTCAAATCCTACAAGGCGCTGTACGCCCTTCGATTCCTCGTCGGACTCTTCGA ATCTGGTTTCTACCCTGGTATCCACTACATGCTTGGCTCTTGGTATACCCCTCGCGAGATTGGCAAGCGCGCCATGGTCTTCTGGCTCGCTGGCTCAATTGGCAACATGTTCAGCGGTTTCCTGCAGGCAGCTGCTTACACTAATCTCAATGGAGTACACGGACGTGAAGGAT GGCGCTGGCTGTTCATCATCGACGGCATTATTactctccctctcgccgTGATGGGAtacatcttcttccccaacCTGCCCCAGGACGGAAAGAAAACTTGGTGGGTCACCGAACGAGAGCGTGTCATCTCTGTTGAGAGAATGAACGCCGTTGGCCGAGCTGGCAAGCAGCCCTGgacaaaggccaaggtcaagtctATTCTTTTTAGCTGGCACACTTGGCTTCTGC CCCTCATTTACGTCGTTTGGAACAACGGTTATCCCCAGCCTGCCATGGGATACTGGCTCAAGAGCTTCAATGCTGATCCTCCTCCCGTACCTGGAAGACACTTTACCGTTCCTCAGATCAACAACC TACCCCTACCCACGACTGGAatcttcatcgtcatggcTTTGCTATGGGGCTGGCTCTCTGACGGTCCCATGAAGGGTCGCCGATATCCATTCATCTACCTTGGCGCTGTCATCACT ATTTCTTTCCATATTGGACTCCTCAAGATGCCCCTATACGGAAACGTCACAAACCGAATGATTGTGTACTGGTTCGCCAACATTGGA AGCGGTGCCGGTCCTCTCATTCTTAGTTGGATCAACGAGATTTGCACTGCCGATACCGAGAAGCGAGCTTTGCTTGTTGGCGCGGCCAATGATCTCGCCTACGTCGTGCAGGCAGTG GCGCCCAACTTTGTCTGGAAGACGACAGACTTCCCAGCAGCCAGGAAGGGCTACACTTGGTCTATTGTTCTAAATGTCTTGTTGA TTGTCATCACTGGAACGGTTCAACTTCTCTTATGGAGGGATcagaagaaggcaaagaaagAGGCTCTCAACGCCCCGCCTGAAGTGGTTGAACaaaagggagaggagagtgaCAGCAGCAGGGTTCCTGCCAAGACTGCC CAAGAAAAGCGAGTCCGAATAGCCCAGAGCGACGACTGGCCCAAACGAGTCACCATGGAAGCTGGAGATAATGGAGAGAATTCTTC GCATGGTGTCCAGAGCATGGTGACGGTGTTATTTTCTGGATCCAAAaagatcctcctcccagaaaacgccatcaacaagcACCCAAAGCTGGCGAGCCGGTTTGTGACCGTGCAGAATGGCAAACAGCTCGACCTCACCACCTGGTGGACACCTGTCGTGCATGTGTTTGTCATGTTCTTGTTTACCGGTACATACCAGGACCTGCAAGACCTCAAGGAGATCGAGCTGTATCAGGActacgaggatgaagctaTGCTCAGCCGCGTACTCGAGACATACTTGCTCGCCAACGAGTACGGTCTTGAGAGACTCGTTAAGCTGGCCGTCCATGAGTTTGGCAAAACGTCAGTGGACATGTCGCTTTCGAGCATCCTCAGAGTTGTTTGCAAAACCAGCATTACATTCGACAGTCAGCACCCCGAGCTGATGAACACCCTGATCCCGAGAGCTTCACGAACTGATTTGGAGGAAGACCTGGATGAAGGCCTTGAGGCCTTCCATTCGGCGCTCAAGAACGATGGAACTACTTATGGTGCCATTTTTTTCGCAGATCCTTGA